The following is a genomic window from Malus sylvestris chromosome 12, drMalSylv7.2, whole genome shotgun sequence.
tttaccaaacacaaaaaaaactttttttgatATCAgctttttcagaatcacctcagtaccaaatcaggcctaaatttatagataaagttttgaaaattaacggacatgaaagttgatgattgatttagtacttaaacgttaataaacgtgcttatttctattggtgacatatcatttaatttgcaaatttaatttttaaattttatctatCTAACGTTACTCGAAAAAGATTATATACTAAATATTGTTTATACGAATTGGCCTTACAAGTTACAACGCATGATCAATGGAGACGTATCAGAACCGGGGCAGTCCACAGTTCTGATCTCCTACTATGCCCTATCACTTCACCATTAACCAAACATACATACATAACACGTGGAATGTTTTCACAATGTGGTAAGACAACACGTGCCTGCCTGATGGAACTGTTTTTCTTTTGAGTAGATGCTCAAAATTGTCAAACACCCTACAGAGTACATGGCAGGATTGGATGTTACGCTGCTTTTAGGCACGCCATTACCAAATAGACCACTCCAAATGAGTTTTTGTCAGTCAGTACACACCCACTCCCACAGTTCCATAACCAATAATTGCAAATTACTTACCTCCTAatcatttttttccttcttttgaagTTATGTGAAGCTATGTTTTTGTACTCCCTAATCACAAAATCAGAAACTTTACGtgattaaatattttattgGATCCGACACTGCACGCCTGCATCGGAAGCGCGCCTATTATCTTTTGATAGGGCAATAAACCCATAACTCCAAGTGCATATGATTTCTGCATAAAATAATCATCATTGTTGACGACTCCTCcaattagggatgggcaacggttatagTGGGCGGGTAATCGTGATTATTTACCCATAAtcgtttatgctcatacccacataaccgtttacctgttgggtaattgcctaaacggttatactcatacccataaccgtttataaacagttaaccatacccataaccgcatagtcatttaaccgtaaccgtttaatacccttttatccatttaccctttttaacccgtttatcttcttctttttaccATTACCTCTTTTTCACCCgtcatgttttttaacaacttgaaaatttaaaaaaaaattgtcataattttttttttgacaattaaacaccgttataaatgcattcatcatacatttccatattttaattttttaagtccttatatcattccaataattgaaataatagtttacggacgatatttttaactattACCAATAAaggtaatataatatttgctaagtattattgggttacgaAAATTGTTTCAAAGATATTTCAATCAATTTCATGGTTACCagcaaggaatttaaattaatttggcgaaTTCCTTGtagatgagaatcatcattcttgCAACAATGTTATTGAAAGAAAGActgatgaattccttgctaatttgttgggtgctaagtattattggaccGAGAACAttgtttgtgttaattttacatatataaaataaagggtaaaagactatttactaccctcatgtttcgtggttttcaacatttaatacatcaagtttttttcgtctcagattcatacctaaagtgtaaattttgggaatgTCTCATACATCCGCtaatcaaactgttaagtctcccgttaactgtgacgtggcgcactgATTGGGCGCCACTTGTCATCCacgttgtttttttcttttcttttattttcttttcttcttcttcttcttcttcttcctccgactgcaacttttttttttcttcctccttctccttcttccttgcccttcttcccctttttccttcttcttccttctccttctccttcttcttcttcttccaccgaATCTAggaaagcttttttttttcttttcttcttcttcctccttcttcttcctccttcttccttcgaatctgcctagattcagtttttttttctttttttttcttttttcttctttttcttcttcttcctccgactacaattttttttttcttcctccttcttctccttcttctccttcctccttcctccttcttccttccccttcttctccttcttccttccccttcttccttcttcttcttcttcttcctccgaatatGGGGGaagatgaagttttttttttttttttttgttgaggaagaagaaggaagaaggaagaagaagaaggaggaagaaggaagaatgaggaagaaggagaagaaggaggaagaaaaaaaaaagaaaaagaaaccgaATCTGggtagattcggaggaagaagaagaagaagaacatgaaggaagaaggaggaaggagaaggaagaaggaggaagaagaagagaaaaaaaaaacttccccagatttcggaggaaaaaaaaagaaggagaagaagaaggagaaggagaaggaagaagaaggaagaaggggaaggaagaaggaggaaggaagaaggagaaggaggaagaaaaaaaaagttgcagttagaggaagaagaagaagaagaaaaaaaaaaaaaacctggatgacacgtggcgcccagttaGTGCGCTACGTCACAggtaacgggagacttaacagtttgactaacggatataTGAGACTATcctaaaatttacactttaggtatgaatctaagacgaaaaaaacttgatgtactaaatgttgaaaaccacaaaacatgagggtagtaaacagtcttttaccctaaaataaatgggtaaacagttacccgtttataacagcggttaatacccataagcacccatttaaatttcacgggtatATGGTTATTCCCATAactgtttatttatctaaacggttacccataaccgtaaccgtgaaGTTTAAATAGGCAGTTAACCGTGATTATCTATAACCGCGGGTATTTTGTCCTTCCCTACCTCCAACCATTGTTGTCCAAGTGCATATGAAGGTCGCAACCGGCAGCGCCTCTGAAATTGCTAGACGGTATATACATCTTGGAGGTTGATCACCTAGACTGAAGCGATCTTTCATTGGGCGTTGATGTAAATCATGCTGATTTTCTTATCTGCGAAGTGTTTGACAGTAACATCTTCTTCGACAACAATATCATACAATTCACTCACCGATTATTGTTGTCATGTCTACATCTTCTCAACTTTCTTCGTTGTAAAGGTTGTTAGGGTTCATTTGGAGCGAaaggaatgaaatgaaaatagcAAAGAGTGAGCAATGAAATTGTGCATTTGTATTAGAACATTTAAACTGGTTATATATGTAACAATTGGTTCATGAATACAACCaatttgtatttaaaataatttatatatttgatttatttaaatGACGATTTTGACACGTAATAATTTTAACTTGACTAGGAACCTCTCTGCAATGTAGAACATCATTGTGTAAAACAAAATTTCTTACCTCAAGGTATAAACACTTGAGCTATAATTTTTTTGGGACAAGTTTTTCAGGCTCAATCACGACAAATTTTTCTAAATGAgcctaataaataaaaattcagaaaaatGGATTATATACATTTTCTAAAGAATAAAAAAGGTACCTAACAATGTTCTAAATATTGCTAGGAGGTAGGCGGGCGGCGGGAAGAAGCTGAGGAAGGTTTATTAAAAGATGAGTAAGGTAAAGGGGTATgtgaaatactcttgctttggCCAAAGTCACGACACACTTGGTTTCGAAAATCTAATATGTCTGTTGGTGAGGGGCAGTGAAGGGAGGAATTGAATTTGGTGTCCATCTTTGGTTCGTTGTGCAAAGATTTGAGAAAATGTAAGGCTAATGCTagagagatcaaaattttaaatcaaaatttgttaatcaaatgatgtggtggttgatgattagattaattaagtgttgattaatgtaTCTATTTCCTATTGATTACACATCATTTAGTCAAATATAGTTTAAAAAATTGGTCTATCTAGCACTACTCAAAATGTAATTGTGCGATGGATTGTAAGGATGAGTGGTAGAGGAATGAGATGGAGGAGGATGGTTATTGAAAAATGACAGCTTAAAGATAAAAAGAGttaagaagaagatgaagagagCAAAAGATACGCCAAAAATAGCCCAGTGAACGCTGAGGAAGTATGCCACCGACTCTCAAAATGCTAGCAGAAGGCATCACGCGAGGGTGGGAGTTCTTTTTTGAGATGTTAAATTAGTCATTGACGGGGTTTGAACCCATGCCGTTATGCAAAAGCTCAACACTTTTTCACCACTGTAATAAATGGCCACTTGCCGCCAGGGTGGGAGTTTGAGAGAGCATTTTCTCTCCCTaaacaattttttgtttattcacTCCCCATGTACGTTTGTTGAAAGAACAATACTTAgctactcaaagatgagtagAAACTCCTacttaaaatttctcaaaattgttcGTTGCCAATTTATAGAACTTCGTATTTATAATCAAagccgttcatattataaatcaccatATAAAGATCACCTctgtaaaaaattaattaaaattaaggttGTTTAATCATCAAattgtttaaaaacaaatgaacggtaGTAAAAGCATTATGAACCATCTATATATTTTCTATAATTGATTGACCAAAtgactttagttttaatttattttttgcagagataATCTATACAATGTGATTCATAGTATGAACGATTCTGATCATAAACACAAAACTCTGTGATTAAAACAGTAAGAATTTTAAGTATGAATTCCTACTAATTTTTAAATAGCCAACTATTACTGTGGTTGAAATATCAACCCTCGTGTATGTGAAGACAAATGCGCCGCTCAAATATTGGAACCGAccaacccttttttttaattttttatggaaAACACCGACCAACCCTTTAACGAAACGCGTTCCGTTAAAACCCGTACGATCATCTCTCCCTCAAACCCTCACTCAGTCGCTATCCAGTCAATACCGTCGATACAAAGCCCTTCTTTTCCCAAATTCTCGAACCCCCACCCGACACCTTCCATTTCGAGATACCCCGACTCGATTCGCGCCCCATTTTTTATGATGGTGAAAAACAATCCGAACCCGAATCCGAATCCGAAGGTGCCGGTTCCCGATCAGAACGAGGAGATCGATTGGGAGATGAGGCCAGGTGGCATGCTGGTCCAGAGGCGGGAAGATGAGGACGCGGCGGCAGTGGCTGCTGGCGTTGGTGCTTCCGCCTCCTCTCGTGGGCCCATGATCAAGATCGACGTCGTTCTCGGCCCTGGCAACGGGCCCCGCTACGAGCTCTTCCTCCCTGCCCACTCCACTTTCGGTATTCTTCTTTCGTTCAAGTTCTTATCATTCCATTTTAATCATCACTGTTAATTTGGTTGTTTGTTGTTTTGGATATCGTCAGGGGATATGAAGAAGCATGTTTCACAGAAGACTAATTTGGAGCCAGAGGTGCAGAGACTCTTTTTCAGGGGGATGGAGAAGGCAGATGAGGAGCATCTGGACATTGCCGGTGTGAAGAATAATTCGAAGGTGCTGCTTCTGGAAGCCCGAAAGGAGAGTAAGGTTGAGGAGGTAAATCAAAGCAATGAGATGCCAGTCGGTGCTGGAGAAGTTCGAGTCAACAGCAAAGAGGTGCCAACCGGTGGTGGAGATGTTGGAGGCAAAAGCAATGTCATGTCAAAAGCTTCTCAAGCAATTGCTGAAGTCAGAGCCGAGGTTGATAAGCTCGCGGAGAGGGTGAGTTCCGTGTGCCAATTGTATTTGGTTACCAAAATGTTAGATTTGTTTGGTGCTCACAATGCTTTGTTTGATTTTAAAAGGTTGCTGCCTTGGAAGTGGCTGTGGCTGGCAGGAACGAGGTTTCCGATAAAGATTTTGTTGTGCCAACAGAGTTGCTCATGAGGCAGTTGCTGAAATTGGACGGCATTCAAGCTGAAGGACAAGAAAAAATGCAACGCAAGGCAGAGGTTTGTATTTTGCATGATTTTTGGTTTCTTATGATGGAATTGCCACGCATTTTGTTTGTTCTAGTGGAAATGATGTGCTATGTTGTACTGATCACATGATGAAATCGATGTGATCATCGGTTTTGAGGGGCGTTGTAGCTTTAGATACAGGGAAGTGAACATTTCTTTTATTGTAGCATGCATTGTATCAAAATTGATGTATTCTAGTCGTGAGATGGCATCATCGCCAATGATTACGGTGATTGAAGCTATGTGAAGTGATGGGAATGGACAATCAAAGATTTCCTATCGGGATTCTACTTAGGATTCTACCTTGGTGTTAACTCAAAAAAGAGTCCCACCAGGTTTCTTGTAAATTGTTTTTGAGGAAAGGTTGGATGCAAAACCTATATGCTATAGTCAGTCCCTGTTACATATGTCATATGTTGGAATAGGACACACAATCGGCCTTATTAGTCAGTATTACGCGATATTTAGCTTTATAAGGTGAATATATGTGTTGATGTTGGTATTTGCAAATGGAATTACCTTAGTCTGCATTAAGCTTTTAGATTTTCTTATGGATCAGCATTACGCGATCGGTTACCCCTCTGCCAAATTCTAATAGTTAGTATCTTTCTCCCCCTTCCCTGTGCTCTTTTTCAGTCCTGCTGTCTTCCTCCTCACTTAAAACCTTGTCCTGCCTTTGGAGATTCAACTATGTACTATATTAGGATTGGAACTCAAGAACTTCCTGTTAGAAATAGGAAGAGGTACCACTAAGCTACAGGTTGCTAGTGGTGTGGCGAGCCTCTCTTACATTGTTTACTGGACCACAACCATGCTTAAAAATTTGTACAGCAGATAGGACAAGTGGGCTGCTTCCAATGGAATTTTATGGATGTGAATATAAACTGTAAAGGTCTCCTTAAGTTCGCAGCTTATTCTCTTTGTGCCGAAAATTATGTCATTATGTAATGGCTAGTTTATAGGCTGTTTCTAAATTTTGACGTTCCATAGATGATTAGGGATCTGTTATGGCTGGTTTAACAATTTTCTTGTGTAGGTGCGACGTGTCCAGAACTTTGTGGATGCATTGGATGCTCTAAAAACGAGGAACAGCAATCCAGTTAACAACAGTAGCAATGCTGTCACAGTAACAACCGAATGGGAGACCTTTGACTCCGGAGTTGGATCCCTGAATCCCCCAACGTCAACGCCAGAGCCATCTTCAACAGAACCAAATCAGGAATGGGAACACTTCGATTAGCCAAAGTTTTATCTGCTTTTCTGGGTTTTAGGATTCATAGTGGGACATACGACACTCTAGCATGTAAAGTAGATATTTTTGGGTACTGGTCCCACGTTAACAGTTCAAGGGTTTGTATAACAACCTTAAATCACTGTAAAGGAAACTACCATCTGCTCAGATCAAATGGAATTGGTAAACTTTGGATTCATATTATTCGTTTTGCATGTTATGTTGCTCGTCTTTTTGTATTCCATTACAGAGCATTTGTGATTGCACTCGAGGTATTGAGTTCGATCTCCCCTCCCATTGTCGCTCGCATAAAAAGAGTTGTCTTCTTCAGAAATTGAACACAGTGTGGACTGTTGGCCGGAGATACAGGATTGGATGGACAAACAGGTTAATGACTCGCGTCGAGTTCTCGATCGCACGGTGTTACTGCTGAGGTCACAGGATTATGCCGTTTTGATGACCTTAAGGATACAGAGTCGTGCACTCAACATGGTGAAAGAATTATTGTTCGTCTGAAAATTATACTACTCTCCACACTAGTCAAATTTCGACTCAATTTTGCTGGTTTTTAATCGTTTGACTAACCCTTGGCTTTTATCTGGTTCACTAAACTATCACAACTTGTAAAATGGAATGTTAGGGAAATTTTGTCATATGAAATCTAAATTCATCTAACTCTGTTAATGTAAACATTTCACGCGTGTTACAGTCTCAAAGCAAAAAGTCATAAACAATATTTCTGACAAAATCATCCTGTCACAATcacattcaaaatttcaaacgtTTTTGTGGAAATTTGTTCAAAACTTCTACTAACAGATACGTACATATTAGTTATGTGATCATATGTTACATGCATCCGACATAGTGCACTAGGTGATTTACAAGTTAATGGTCACACCTCTTGCACCATTGACATACGGCGACGGTGCCATTTCTTCGCCGTACGCTGCTGTATTCCGACCATGTCTTGTTGGATCATATTTTTCTCCATCACCCCAAAGAGCATAAGCCTCCTCTCCGTGAACCGCGTCATCTCCGATATTAAGCTGCTCCTCCGGCATTCTCAGGGGTATGAAAACCCTAATTGCCAGAAGTATAATAGTGGTGGAGACAATGTTCCAAGCAATCACAAACATAGCTCCAACCAATTGTTTCAGAAATTGCATCCCTCCATTGCCACCGTAGAATGCACCTCTGCTGTTGCCGACTGGCAGTATAAGCTTGCGAAGTGCTGGCTCCGCCAGAAGCCCAGTCAGCAGACCTCCCAGAAGCCCTGCCACTGCATGTGTGTGAAATACCCCTAGGGTGTCATCCACCTGTAAATAATCAAATATTGTATATGgtaagaatttaatttaatttaatttatgtgACCATAAGGCGATAATCTACGTTGTTCTAATTTAAAAAGGTAATTTGAAATTAGGTGCAACAAGCGAACACGCTATTTTAACTGACCTAACTCGGATTTGTAatgttagttttagtttttttctcCTTCTATTCCTTTCATTTCTTTTATGATCTTTTGTTCATTGATGATTGGTGAAGCATTAAGGAAAGAGGATTGAGGACTAATGGAAATCTTCTAGAAAACCTAATCTTCATTGTGGTCAATTTACAGTTGATGGAGGTACATATTTAAAGGATAACGGGAACGAATATATTAGTATAGCGGAAAATGATGGATGTGATTTTTGTTGGGACTATAAGGTAGAAATCTTTGAATACTAAGTAAGCTAGatgaatatttaaaaaaacaaaggaaaagaaatgaaagaccaaatataaacaaattaaaatgtttgatGGAGACTTAAACCTAAGAAGCATAAGTTATTTCTCTTTATAAGATTAGAAcgttaaaaattatcttaagaTTAGAACGTCTAAATTTTTAACGACATGATTAGAAAATACAGAATGCGTATCATATGCCAAAAAACAATACCAAAAAATTGTAGAAACAAAAAGACAGTGTGGAAAGCAGAAACTCTTACCTTTTGCAATAGGGTAGACTTTTTGTGTAGGACCATCATGGAGACCCATGGAATGCTACCAGAAAGTATTCCCATCAGAATAGCCGCCCACGACTGCACCAACCCCGCCCCAGGTGTGATGCATACAAGCCCCGTCATCATGCCCTGAACAGCTCCGATCACCGACGGCTTGCCGAAGAACACGACGTCCAGAGACGTCCACACAAGAAGGCTTGTAGCTGCACATATGTTTGTGTTCAACACTGCTATTGGAGCAACAATGTTTGCAGCATAAGGGGCCCCGCCGTTGAAGCCTGACCAGCCCATCCACAGCATCCCAGCACCACAAAGCATTAGCAACACATTGTTTGGTGGAAACCTTTCCCTGTCACTCTTCAACCTTGGACCAACCTAGAACACATATGGTATTATTAGTACATGTGCAAACCTTTAAATTAGTCTAAATTCTAAAACCGCATGCGTCGCAGTATCAGCACAAAAAACATCAGCAGAGGATCTAGGCTCACGATTTAATCATAAGTACCTACCCAATAGGCAGCGGTGAAACCCGCTATGCCTGAGGAGAGATGGATGACATAGCCGCCGGAGTAGTCAATGACACCCCAATGGTAAAGGAAGCCACCACCCCAAAGACTAAAGGCTCCAACAGTGTACGAAAATAGAAGCCAAAGAGGGACAAAAGCCATCCAAGCCTTGATGTTCATGCGGCCAAGAACAGACCCAGCTAGCAAAACAAGAGTAATGGCTGCAAAAGTGAATTGGAAGTAGACAAGTGATGCCATGGGGTAAAATGGCTCAACCGTCGGGGTCTCAATCAATCCGCCGTCGTGAAAGTGAGTGCTTTCTGGCACTTTGGCTCGGTAGATGAGGAACTTTTGACCAAGAGAGGGTGCACCTTTAGCCCAAAATGGCAGGAGCTGGTCCCCGAAGGCCATGCGGTAGCCTACAAGGACCCAGCAGATGAGCACGGCGGCAAAGGCGTAGAGGGCCATGAAGGCTGAGTTGACTGCCCATTTCTTCTTCACTATGCTGGCGTAGAGGATCACAAGGCCCGGCATGCTTTGTAACCCTACAAAAGTGGCGGCTGTAAGTTGCCATGCGTTGTCGCCTTTGTTTAGCCACGGCGGGGCCGCCGGGGTTATTACACTATAAGCATTTGTTATGCCGGCCATGGCCAAATTTTGGGGACTAAGAGCTTTGCCTTCGTCGCTAGTTAGTAGTCTCTAATCCTTTTTGTGGAGAGAAATAAAGGCATGGACCTTAAGCTTTTGTAATCTGATCAATCCATTAGTGGCTTCGTGTGAAATTCACTTCTAATGGGAATGGGGTTGGACTTCACTCGTGTAATTGATTTTAATGAGATTTGGAGTTGTTAAAGCATGACCCACGTCTGGACGCCTGACCAAATTAAGTCTCCTTATATTGAATGTTTTGTCTACTAGTTGCATCAGGACTTTTTGTGACGAAACCTTATTTTGTTGAAGATCAACACCAGCCTAATTGGTGTCTAGATtctagagaattctagcaatGGCCGGTGCATGCATATTAAGAAAATGCTAGATAAGGTTGATGCATATTAAGCTAAAAAGTTTTAGAAGCTTGTAACATAtgtgtgaagcaaaatcctATGTCGGTGGGCTGTTTGTAGAAACAATTAGAAggttaattataatgaaagcccAAGTCGGATGGGCACTTAGGAAGGTCGGCTGATCacacctataaatatgggtgtggtGTTGTAATAAAGTAATCAAGTAAGTAggcaaccaagtgagagtgagaagcaaGAGTAGTTTTGTAAGAGTGAGTGGTCTAGAGTTTGtctttagaaagaaaaagagtgtCATAGCTTCTAAGGCGTGTCCTTAAGAGTTTGCGTTGTAGTATTTTGtgagtgtaatacaagtaaattttttacttgttttgtttctttaacACTTGTGTTAAGAGCTGTGTATCCTAAtttttctcaacacatttttctGAATTACACAACgaattaattaagttaatgaCAATATTAATGTTTGATCAGTAGTGTGATCCGACCGATCGTATATACAACTTTGCCAGGAATAACAAGGTTGGTTATTTGAGCACCTATTTTTCCGCCATGAAAGATGCATGAAACTACGGTGAAGTTTCTATAGAGTTGACTAGGTCATGGTACGGAGCATGTGCAAAGGGAACATGTAATGTAAGTCTGCTTATATGTATACACGGATGTTAGTGATAGTTTTGACTCTGAATAAATCATTTTTTGTCGGATTTTTTCGATGAAATTATAGCTTTACTAATAAGCAAATTGATAGAAGGATTCTTGGTTTGCAACAACATGAACAAAGGGAATGCATTCATTCATAAATCAGCTACATTGAATTAGATAACTGAATTTCAAAGAACTCTGTGCTAACCTTTCCAGTTTTATATTTTGGAGAAcagatttggatcctctcctcaGCTTAGGAGGCTAAGCCTCTTAAGCAAGGAACACGGGTCATTGAATTTTAATCCAACGacaacaattattataacttttagagggaccCCGTATTTGTAGCTGTTGTATTTCCGTGTTCTTTGTTCAGGAGGCTCAGGTTTCTGCCAAACTATGACTATTCATGGTCTTTCTACAATAAATTTTGGGTAAatgacaaaaaactacctcaactatgggTCTCACGACACTATCATACCTCatattttaaaattgacaatgtcatacctcatctttagaatttggtccaatgttataccttctGTTATCTTGGCTGTGAATTtctcagttaaatgctgacgtggtttGATTCGGagcccactttctattaaaaaattaataaaaaaattttaaaaataattaaatattttaaaaaataattaaatattaactaaatattaaaaaattaaaaacaaaaaaccaaaaaaacacCCATCAACCCGTGTCCCTTCCCCAAAAACCCAGATCCCCTTCTCCCCACCAGAAACCCTTCCCACCCATCCccccccaaccttcctccaCCACCCACCCTCTATCTCTCTtgcctctctcttctctctctttggGCAACATGCATCCTCAAAATCCCAAGACCCATTACAAATCTCAAAACTAAAAATCTCATCAAacctgtaacatcccacatcgcccagggaagtgatccttaaatgtatattcccatccttacctagcacgagaccttttgggagctcattagtttcgggttccgtaggaactccgaagttaagcgagaaggaggccagagcattcccaggatgggtgacccattgggaagttgctcgtgagttcccaaaaacaaaaccgtgagggaatggtaagcccaaagcggacaatattgtgctacggtggtggaacgggcccgggaagtgatccgccccgggccgggatgtgacaaaaccTACCAAATCTTGAGAAGGCGGCCCTGTTCGACTTTGACCTCACCTTTCCTATCCAGATGGTGCAGGGATTAGAGAGAGAATGAGTTTCTTTGATTTGGGGGTGGGCTCAGGTGGGGAGAAGAGGTGTGTCTGATTTGGGAGTGGGCTCGGGTGGGGAAGACgaattggtttttatttttatttttattttttt
Proteins encoded in this region:
- the LOC126593378 gene encoding BAG family molecular chaperone regulator 4-like, translating into MMVKNNPNPNPNPKVPVPDQNEEIDWEMRPGGMLVQRREDEDAAAVAAGVGASASSRGPMIKIDVVLGPGNGPRYELFLPAHSTFGDMKKHVSQKTNLEPEVQRLFFRGMEKADEEHLDIAGVKNNSKVLLLEARKESKVEEVNQSNEMPVGAGEVRVNSKEVPTGGGDVGGKSNVMSKASQAIAEVRAEVDKLAERVAALEVAVAGRNEVSDKDFVVPTELLMRQLLKLDGIQAEGQEKMQRKAEVRRVQNFVDALDALKTRNSNPVNNSSNAVTVTTEWETFDSGVGSLNPPTSTPEPSSTEPNQEWEHFD
- the LOC126593377 gene encoding ammonium transporter 2-like, with amino-acid sequence MAGITNAYSVITPAAPPWLNKGDNAWQLTAATFVGLQSMPGLVILYASIVKKKWAVNSAFMALYAFAAVLICWVLVGYRMAFGDQLLPFWAKGAPSLGQKFLIYRAKVPESTHFHDGGLIETPTVEPFYPMASLVYFQFTFAAITLVLLAGSVLGRMNIKAWMAFVPLWLLFSYTVGAFSLWGGGFLYHWGVIDYSGGYVIHLSSGIAGFTAAYWVGPRLKSDRERFPPNNVLLMLCGAGMLWMGWSGFNGGAPYAANIVAPIAVLNTNICAATSLLVWTSLDVVFFGKPSVIGAVQGMMTGLVCITPGAGLVQSWAAILMGILSGSIPWVSMMVLHKKSTLLQKVDDTLGVFHTHAVAGLLGGLLTGLLAEPALRKLILPVGNSRGAFYGGNGGMQFLKQLVGAMFVIAWNIVSTTIILLAIRVFIPLRMPEEQLNIGDDAVHGEEAYALWGDGEKYDPTRHGRNTAAYGEEMAPSPYVNGARGVTINL